In the genome of Dioscorea cayenensis subsp. rotundata cultivar TDr96_F1 chromosome 1, TDr96_F1_v2_PseudoChromosome.rev07_lg8_w22 25.fasta, whole genome shotgun sequence, one region contains:
- the LOC120273285 gene encoding sec-independent protein translocase protein TATB, chloroplastic-like, with protein sequence MASSAAPAIATVCSASSRRPTPLFSNPTIVLISGNTSRFHAFGSFTQTSLSSFSSWHGLKHLRISFRRDFRHKGRKEKCRGSGVYASLFGVGAPEALVIGVVALLVFGPKGLAEVARNLGNTLRAFQPTIKELQDVSREFKNTLEREIGLDEVASTANNRNIPTSSLSSETELPTVDPNGATTQDPVEYLKKVRAEQFAASMAAQSEEVASSPEASSEAPSPATLENVSAPLATSEVAAAAPEAIAEATSSEKTEK encoded by the exons ATGGCCAGCTCGGCAGCTCCGGCGATCGCCACGGTGTGCTCCGCCTCCAGTAGAAGGCCAACTCCTCTCTTCTCCAATCCCACCATTGTTCTGATCTCTGGGAATACATCAAGGTTTCATGCTTTTGGATCGTTCACCCAGACGAGTCTCAGCTCCTTCTCGTCTTGGCATGGCCTGAAGCACCTTAGGATCTCATTCCGGCGTGATTTCCGCCATAAAG GGAGGAAGGAGAAATGCAGAGGCTCAGGTGTGTATGCATCTTTGTTCGGAGTTGGAGCTCCAGAAGCTTTGGTTATTGGAGTTGTAGCTTTGTTGGTTTTTGGGCCAAAAGGTTTGGCAGAA GTGGCCAGGAATTTAGGCAACACTTTACGTGCTTTCCAACCAACAATTAAAGAGCTTCAG GATGTATCGAGGGAATTCAAGAACACGCTGGAACGGGAGATAGGACTCGATGAAGTTGCATCAACTGCAAACAACAGAAACATACCTACATCCTCACTCAGCAGCGAGACTGAATTGCCTACCGTCGACCCAA ATGGTGCAACTACCCAAGACCCGGTTGAGTACCTTAAGAAAGTCAGAGCAGAGCAGTTTGCCGCATCAATGGCAGCTCAATCTGAAGAGGTAGCATCCAGTCCTGAAGCATCGTCGGAAG CCCCATCACCGGCAACTTTGGAAAATGTTTCGGCACCTCTTGCTACTTCAGaagttgctgctgctgctccaGAGGCTATAGCTGAGGCAACATCATCAGAAAAGACTGAAAAGTAA